The Falco biarmicus isolate bFalBia1 chromosome 7, bFalBia1.pri, whole genome shotgun sequence genome contains the following window.
AGTTACTTAtaattttacatatataattatatatatatataattaatatataaataaaaacttaacaGTTCTTATTTGTTAGTACAGACATTTTTAGACATACTGACATAGAGCTTTTAGCCAAACAGCCAAATTCTACAACTCCTGCATTCTGAGTCAGTAACCCAGTAACAGTAATCCACTtgacaggaaagaaatgtgaTAAGGAAGTACtatgttttaaataacagattTCAAAGTCGGACCATTAAAGATAATGCTTGTTATCTCTTTCACTATTATAATTACAATTAtgtattatatttatattataattaCAATCTTGCAACACGTTGATCTCTATACTACTAGAACAACATCATGTTGTCAAAGGAAGCAGACTATGGGTTATCTCCAGAGGGCACAGCAGAGATCATaggaaaacacagtgaaaaacaaagaaataaaacaatccTCTCAGAATAAGCAGTGTGTGCACATCCGTTCTCAATTATTTAATTCTTGGTATTCTGAAGAATAGCTACATTTCAATCCTTAGCATACTTTTAACCTTTGTGCGTTGCCTGTACGTACCATAGGGTTCATGAGGAAATCTGTCCACCCCCAAGATTCTCTCTTTATAAAGTATGAAGGAGGTCCAGAAGACTTCATCTGGAGTGGGTATGGCAGCCTGACAACTTCAGAGGGTTTGATGTAATTCACGTATCTTGCTCTAATGAGCAATATAtaagtaatgaaaaatacaaatacaatctttaacaaaaaataaagattatttaaTAATATTCCACACAAAGTTTCAATAATAGACTACCAACAAAACTATCTGCTGGGCAGTGTCAGCCTGGCTTCACTTATCAAAAGCTTATTTCTCTCAGCAGCATACTTTCTGGAATTAGATGATACTTCACCTTTTTTCCAAGCTAACTATTAAGCAGGTTGAAAAACTTGGTACGAAGAACAGACCTGCAGATCAGAAATATCATAACTATTTGTTCAAATGGGACTTCTGCAAGACATTTTTTCCCATCTTGATAACAAGCAAGCTACAATGTTTAAAAAGGTACAGCTTTAAATAGCGTAGTGTAGCTTAAACACTTTGCTCAGGGCAGCATTTACTTATATATCTGAAGTTACTACTACCTTTTCACTAAGTGCATTACTTTGCATGTACCAATGCTCAATCTCGGTCTTTATCACTTTATAAGGTCTCTTCATAGTTCTTCACTAGTATTCCTCACTTGGACCTAGTATTTAGATAGTGAATTGGTACTATCATCTAACTTCGTCACtcactttttcattatttatgaatACCTTGTGCAATGCCAGGGACAACTTCCAGCCATTACAAGAGAAAACACTTAATACTTCAGAATTTTTCACTGAATATTCATTCAGAAAATGTCTCTCTCTCCTATGATTACCTATTTTCTTCAAACCTTGAGATAAGTAGATCTTACCAAATGCATCTGTTATCAACATGCTGTTTCCTCAAGAATTacagtggtttttttaaggcagaACATCCCTTAGAAAAGCCCAGTTGAAATTTTCCCTGtgtatcacacacacacacacacactcatgcATCTCCCAGCTGTATTCCTCATAGCTTCTACCCATTTGACTGGCAGAAATATCCAGCCTAATAGTACTTTGCTCGGTAGACATATCCCAGCAAGTTACCTAAAGTCAAATTCGTTATCTCTAGTCCTCAGATACCAAGCTAACAATGCTACAGAAATACTGCAGGCTGGCAACTAGTAGTGTTTGCCAGTAATTGTAAGGAGTATCTTATGGAGGTGTAACAGAAACACTTTAGAATTTAGAATCAGCATGAATTAGAGTTTCATTGTACCACGTCTTGACAGAACATttaccaagaaagaaaataaaaaggaggtgGGGGAGGAAGTACTGGTAAAAGAGCAGTTAACCTATTTATTTATGTCTAATTTTAACTCAGGATAGCTACataagaaaacaacaaaataaaccaataGAAGGACTCTTTTTATCCATTTGTTCTTCTTTAACAtcataaatatgaaaagaaggTATCAGACTTTGGATTTGCAGGAACACGCACCTAGAAGTGGTGTTAAAAGAAGCTCAAACATGGTCTGAAATAGAACTTCAGCTCTACATTTCCGTTCAAATGCTTCTTATACTGTGCTGCCAGACATACTTAATTGATCAATACAGAAGCAAATCAGGAAAGGCTCACctcattttgccttttgaaGTTATGTCAACTCGCACAGGCTCAAATTTATGAGCAGGAGATATAACTTCCACTACATAAGATCCTGAAGGTACATCATGAACCACAAAACTTCCATCGGtcctgaaaaaacagaaagttcCACTATATTTCAATATGCTCCACAACACAAGAGGGAGCggcatattttttaaaattagaaactgTAATGGTATCATTTTCTATTATAAATCTTAATATAACAACAATGATCAAAAGCACTCATAGTATCAAGCCCCTTAAGGCCATCAACGTGTGCCACCACAGTAGCAAAAACTACCAGTTACATTAAAGATTTTCGCATGCCTTCAAGCTATTGTCTTGCTGGAGGAATAATTTAACAGCCTAAGAAAGACTTGAAATTATTAGATTTCATGGATTTGAACGACGACAGTATCAACATACACCGTCCTTCTCCCTTCCAAAATACATACAATGAAGTTTGCTTCAGTACTTCCACTGGAAGTGAAGAAACCCAAAATGAGCACCTTGCATAGTGTGGGCAGATACTGGAGACAACTTGCAATGCGCAAAAATTGTGGTTTGCGCCTTCATTGTAAACAagagatttttacttttatgtGCTCCACTGAGGACTAGCCCAGGCTGCAAAGCTCTATCACAACAATAAGGAAACCAAAGCTCTAAACACATATGCTGAAGGGATTTTAGAGAGAttgcctgtattttaaaatatgaaacttCAATATTCGATGAAGATATTTGTAAAAGGGTACTTGAAAGATTCAGGTCCATTTGCCACTAAATTACAGTACAGAAGCAGCTTGTAGTTTTCCTCCTATAAGCTTCCAGAAgtttccaagaagaaaaacttcagtGTTCTCTACTCTTTCAAAATTAATACAGAAGATAATCTCTCCTAAAAATAAGACtcaaaagttaaaacaaaaaaggtgtTCAAAGCAGGGGGAGGGGAATTACTAAACCTGATGTATCAGAAACTTgaatcaggaaaacaaataaatgaaccCTCTTAAAAGTAAATCCTCAAACCAGATTTTGTCCTTATGCCCTCTACAcaagttctctctctctctcagagACATAGATCACTTAAGGACCTTTCTATCATGAGGACAGAAGCATATAAGCAGCGCTGCATAGGGGGTTTCACCAATACTTTATGTGATGATTTGCACCCAGAAGAATGCTTACACTGTCTTATGTCAGAACTCCTATAAAGATGTTTCCCTAggaatttccttttaatttttcattctttacagTATTATTTTGATAAATACAATTATAAATTTTTTCTAAGGAATTTTTTATATGACAAAGCACATCCTCACTTCATATACCGGTATCCAATACTGcctttttagaagaaaaaaaagagttccaTTTTTATTACAGTGGGGAAAATAATAGTTTATAAAAATTCTTGTACAAGAGAATGACACTTGAGATACTCAAAAAGCAACTTTGCTATGTCAAGTAACTATTCTCTTTTTGATAACTGGAATGATATCCATGTAATATATAATCAAACCCTGCCTGAGAGATGGGTgacaaatatttcttctgataTACCAGATACACTTAAATCTGACACTGAAAGGATCTTTCTACTGAGCCTGAAATCCCACTATTAATTtaagaaagctgttttttttttaatagttattaCCAAAAATATACTGCCATCCAGTACAATGCTCATTACAAATGACCCCCCCCAAAATTCCCAACCAAcatgaaagtatttttgctAATATATACCATGCTTATAGTAGCGCAACATCTACAAATAAGTTTATCAAACTATAAATAGATGTATCAAATTATGTAATCAACAGAGCCTGATATCTAGGTTATACTGTCATAAATACAGTATGCTCTTAGCTAAGACTATTTGCTCTTATGTCAGACAACCTGAATTCCAAGCAAGCATTTGGAAACTTATCAATTTCATGGTATTTATTAAATCAGCTCCTAAATGTAAAGTCAGGCTCCCACAACTTGGTTATACTGGTTTATCAGGTGCTACACTAACAAGATTCTGCAGAGTAAAACCTATTGTGTTAACCTATTGACAGTTCCCAGAGCCAAAGTTCAGTTCAACTTTTACTGCAGAgggaataattaaaaatgatTGGTACTCACGAGATGGATTATCTTAATTCTATATAAACTTTCTCATTTTACTCcatgattttaaaagcaatgcttttaaaaatgctgtattgAGAGCATTTTAGAATTGGCTTCTACTCCTGAAACTATGAGATTAGTTCAATTCTTGATTCTAAGCACATTTTTTATGTCTTAACATGGCTAGATCCTTCGCTGATTGGAATGCACCCACCACCCCCGGAGACCGAACAAGCTGAAGTGATTCTCTACAGCTGCAGGATGCAGATGCACGATCTTGTGTGATGCAGTAAGGCCATACCCCTGAAATGGCTTGCACTGGTAGAGTGGAGTTTTTCACAGGTACTGCAATAGAGAGCTGCAGCTTTCTGCCACACACAAACACCCCTCCAGAACACGTAAACTCCTTGCTAAGAAGAGGGTCTTAAAGAAGTGACAGAATTTGCGCCCACAAACGCTGAGAACAAACACCATCCTCCAGAATTTACGGCAAACCTGCCTGACTTCTATAATTAATACTCAGCTCCGATTTTTTGATTGCTAAAAAGCCAGCCGCCTTATTCCTCACTACGGTTACGGCAGCAGGCGGCTGGGCACGGCGGTGCCTACCGCACCGCAGCCCCATGCCGGGCCCGGCCCTACAAGGCGGGATGCCGGGGCACCCGTAAAGCCGGAGCCGCCCGTGAGGTGCCCGGCTCCACCAGGGCGCGGCgccggctggggcagggccgcCATCCCGCCGGCGGCAGCTCCGCTCGGCCGCTGCCGGCCGCCATCTTACAGCCGCCGAGGGCCGCCAAGCGCGGCAGCGGCGCGGAGGCGGCGGGGTCCCCGAGCGGCACCCGCGGCACAGGGCGACAGcggcccctgccccgccgggaccgagccccccgccccgcccgccgctcaCTTCAGGAAACCGACGTGCTCCTCCCCGTCCACCAGCACCCGGGCCCCCGCGATCCAGTCCTGCGGCTTCACCCCGGGCACTACGGCCCGGCCCTCGATCTTAAACCGCTCCCCGGCGCCCGCGCCGCCCGGCGAGtcggctgccccggccgcctCCGAGCCGCGGGCGCCACCGAGCAGCGGCGCGGCGAACAGCCACAGCAGCGCCAGGGGggcagccccgcgccgcgccgccatCGCGACCCGCCGCCGCCAACGCCTCCGCGCACGCGTCGAGCGCGCGCCGGGTGGCGGCGGCGCGCGCGGAGAGCGGGGCCACGGGCCTGCCGCGCGTGCGCGCCGGGCGGGCGGAGGGGGCGCGGGCGCCGGGCGCACGCGCAGCTCCGTCAGGTGTCCTACCGCgccgcgggcggggccgggcggggcgggggtgctGGGGCCGCTGCCCCGGCGGGAGGCAGCGCCcggaggcggggggcggggggcgtgGGGAGGCGGGGGGCCCCCGCTCGCGCAGCGGAGAGCGTCGCCtcgggcggcggccgggcccggtGTGCGCGCTGCGGCGCTGGGCTGGCGGCCGGGGGCGCGTGCCGGCCCTGCAGCGGGCGCTCGTGGCCCCCGaggcagcgcggcggcggggagcgctgTGCGGGCGCCAGCGGGAGCGTCTGTCCCCGCGCACGAGCTGCCGCATCCCCAGACGAGGGACGCGCGGGAGCCGGCTGCGCTGCTCGGCCTGTGAGCGCGGGTAACGCGGGAGGCGGTTGCTGCGCCAACGCGGACCGGCGGGGCAGGGAACGCGTTAGGAGCCGCTGCGTCTGCCTCGGCGGCGGGTGGATCCGTTTGTAGTTGGGACATTGTGGGTGAAACCTCCATAGTTACCACACGAAGAACAGCCGAGCTTTTCCTAGGAAAAAGTGACAAGAAAAgcttacagaaggaaaagaactgGTCGTTAGATCGAGGCCTACAGTGTCACCTTCGTGCCGGTGGTTCGCGCTGGCAGCACCGGGCGCGGGAAGCTGCCCCCCCGCGGGGGCACGGGGCGAGCCGAGCGGCCCGTTGTGCCCCCCCGCCctgtccctccttcccctgtgTGCAGCACGCCCTGTCACCTCGCACGTGTCCCTTGGCACATTGTGGCTACACCTGCTTCCTTGTTGCCTCCCTAACTTATGTCAGAGTTAATTACGGAACACGTTGAAAGCATTAATTATTAAGCACGATTCTATTAGAGGTGATGAACCCGGTCATCAGCtgataatgaaaacattatATCGTACTAGGCACGATTTTGAAAGCATGTGCCATGCCGTGAGTGGGGTACTGTGAATTACGCGTCTGGCAGTATTTTTGAGCCATCTCTGGAGACAGCCAGGGAGACATGATTGATGAGGTTCTTCTGTCACATAACCTCATAAAAGCAAGAAACTCCAGCAGATTTTGGGGGTGGAAACCTAAGAATGCTAGAACTGCATAGTGATAGAAGGTAGCTTCTCCGAACTGAGTAACTTTGAGCACTgcttttttcaggttttgttgaAGAAGCGAGTACTTACCAACAGAATCACCAAGCAGTAGGATTTATATTAAAAGCCAGAGACACAGTACTGTTTCCCGTACCACGCTACAGAAGGACATCATCTTCATAGTGACACACCATGTTACTAGTTTTTATATACAGTTAGTGTAAAAATGctcctattttttaaatatcctcAAGGAACTGTATTAGGGTGCTGTCAGACCACATAGAATGGTCATGCTTCCCAGTTCTAAGGATTTCCTCAAAGAAAGAATTTATAACCTAGGCAATACAGTTATTTGGTTTAAATCCTCATGAACCCAAAGAGAAGAAACCCccatttgttcttttactttaaaCCAAGAAGCTTCTCTCTCTGTATCATCCTCTATCAAACTGGGAAGTTACTTAAATAGCCTCTTGGCGAGAATCCCATCGTGTAGAAATCCTGACGGTGGGTGCAGCTTTCATTGCAGAAGCATAtactgagagagaaaaagagagagagaaagagaaagagagagaaaaagagaaagagagagaaaaagagagagagaaagaaagagagagagagagatgcaaAGTTTCTATTAACTGTTTTGGCATGCAACCTTTGTAAACAGTCGCTTTTCCTCTCACTGTGTAACTTCTTTACATAGTAATAGTTCTATTGCGTACAGACACATTGGTTACCATATTTTTAAGTGTACACatctgagaaaataattaatttggcTCATTACTGCCTTTGCCTTCTTTGATTAAGACTAACTGTAACAGCATCTCATTCGAGTGGATTGCACAATGctatttgtgtgttttggtaTCATGCTGTGGGTGTTTGCCTTCTAGGTAAAAAGAACAAGTCCCTGAACAAAAGTTGtacaaatggaaacaaagaaataaaaatgtccaGGTATAAATTTATCAAAATATAACCAACTACTCATTTTCTTAGTACATCATCTGGGAGATGctacctgtttttttctgggaggaATTTTACTATTAGCAAAGTTGTGACTGCAGCTTGATGTCAAGTGAATACCTGATCAGAAGACACATAAAACTGCCAAGCAACAGTTTCAGTTCAATTGAAACCACCAAACAATTCCATCAACCTCCTGAAAGTGCAATCAAGGATGATCTCCATGTTTTATAGCTGTCTTTTCACTGATGGATTCACTCCCTGAGTAACAGCTACGTAGAAACTGCCAAGTTTCTTAAAAGTCCTACCCTGCTCACAGGCAAATTCTCATTTTTGAGTTAACTTCATCAGCTGTCACTAATGCTACAGAACTGTCAGCCAGATGGATAACAGCTGACAGTCCCTAATGGGTTGAACAAAGAGGAGGTCTAGACTAATGTAATGCCATCACTGATAACACTGAAATCAGTATCTCCAGATTCTTGTCACTTGTAGTTTCACGTACAAACCGAAAAAGCAGAGGAGAC
Protein-coding sequences here:
- the EMC7 gene encoding ER membrane protein complex subunit 7, translating into MAARRGAAPLALLWLFAAPLLGGARGSEAAGAADSPGGAGAGERFKIEGRAVVPGVKPQDWIAGARVLVDGEEHVGFLKTDGSFVVHDVPSGSYVVEVISPAHKFEPVRVDITSKGKMRARYVNYIKPSEVVRLPYPLQMKSSGPPSYFIKRESWGWTDFLMNPMVMMMVLPLLIFVLLPKVVNTSDPDMRREMEQSMNMLNSNHELPDVSEFMTRLFSSKSSSKSGSSSSKAGKSSSGKRR